A genomic window from Thermodesulfobacteriota bacterium includes:
- a CDS encoding tartrate dehydrogenase, which produces MATVKEHRIAVVMGDGIGKEVVPAGMQVLDAAGERFGFRFAWTPFPWSCEHYHKTGEMMPKDGLEILKGYEAIFLGAVGYPGVPDHVSLWGLLVPIRRGFQQYANVRPVKTMKGIESPLRKIEGGKIDILVVRENTEGEYSNVGGRMFEGTEWEFCIQESVFTRRGVHNVMRYAFEQARKREGKHVTSVTKSNGICITMPYWDELFRAMAKEYPDVRTDQYHIDSLCATLVAHPERFDVIVCSNLFGDIVSDLVPALAGSLGVAPSASLNPERAFPSTFEPVHGSAPDIYGKGIANPVGQILTGAMMVEHLGYPEAARTIEKAVEVAIGEKNIRTRDLGGDASTERMGKAVVDLVRTL; this is translated from the coding sequence ATGGCAACGGTGAAGGAGCACAGGATCGCGGTGGTCATGGGGGACGGGATCGGCAAGGAAGTGGTCCCGGCGGGCATGCAGGTGCTGGACGCCGCCGGGGAGCGGTTCGGCTTCCGGTTCGCCTGGACGCCGTTCCCCTGGAGCTGCGAGCATTACCACAAGACCGGCGAGATGATGCCGAAGGACGGGCTGGAGATCCTGAAGGGCTACGAGGCGATTTTCCTCGGCGCGGTCGGCTACCCCGGGGTTCCGGACCACGTTTCGCTGTGGGGGCTGCTCGTTCCGATCCGGCGCGGCTTCCAGCAGTATGCGAACGTGCGGCCGGTGAAGACCATGAAGGGGATCGAGAGCCCCCTGCGAAAGATCGAGGGAGGGAAGATCGACATCCTCGTGGTGCGGGAGAACACCGAGGGCGAGTACTCGAACGTCGGCGGAAGGATGTTCGAGGGGACGGAATGGGAATTCTGCATCCAGGAGTCGGTCTTCACCCGGAGGGGCGTGCACAACGTGATGCGGTACGCCTTCGAGCAGGCGAGGAAGAGGGAAGGGAAACATGTCACTTCCGTGACGAAGTCGAACGGGATCTGCATCACCATGCCGTACTGGGACGAGCTGTTCCGGGCGATGGCGAAGGAATACCCGGACGTGCGGACCGACCAGTACCACATCGATTCCCTCTGCGCCACGCTCGTGGCGCACCCGGAGCGGTTCGACGTGATCGTCTGCAGCAACCTGTTCGGGGACATCGTCTCCGACCTGGTCCCGGCGCTCGCGGGCAGCCTCGGCGTCGCGCCGTCGGCCAGCCTGAACCCCGAGCGCGCGTTCCCGTCCACGTTCGAGCCGGTCCACGGCTCGGCCCCCGACATCTACGGGAAGGGGATCGCGAACCCGGTGGGCCAGATCCTCACGGGAGCGATGATGGTCGAGCACCTCGGATATCCCGAGGCGGCGAGGACGATCGAAAAGGCCGTGGAGGTCGCGATCGGGGAAAAGAACATCCGGACACGGGACCTCGGCGGCGACGCGTCGACGGAGCGGATGGGGAAAGCCGTCGTCGATCTCGTCCGGACGTTGTAA
- a CDS encoding tripartite tricarboxylate transporter permease: protein MSFSFDHLLQGFATALSMQNIFWALVGCFIGTLVGVLPGIGPASGIAILLPLTTVLPPTSAIIMMAAIYYGAMYGGSTTAIVVNIPGEASSVPTAIDGYEMAKQGKAGPALAICAISSFVAGTLGLVGLTFFAPLLADVAVVFGPPEYFALMFMALTLIISLSGRALLKGVISMALGLTTALIGQDPLTGAARLTFGFPKLLAGVDFISVIVGLFAISEVMINVESRITAISQKIGSWMPSWSDIKQSMGAMLRSSGIGFFLGLLPGVTPSVTTFVAYDVEKRLSKTPERFGKGAIEGVAAPEGANNATSTAGFVPLFSFGIPTAPSMAVLLGGLMMYGLQPGPMLFKENPEFVWAIIASMYIGNLMLIVLNLPLVGMWARICVIPFYILGPMIVFFSVLGTYSIRFQAYDVWVMMLFGGIGYFMRKFGYPIAPMVLATVIAQMMETSLGQSMLMSRGSVLILFTRPISAVFMALALLSIARGIWIQMRTKAPEVAIEETD from the coding sequence ATGAGCTTTTCCTTCGACCATCTGCTCCAGGGATTCGCGACCGCCCTTTCCATGCAGAACATCTTCTGGGCGCTGGTCGGCTGCTTCATCGGCACGCTGGTCGGGGTGCTCCCGGGCATCGGCCCCGCCTCCGGGATCGCGATCCTCCTCCCGCTGACCACCGTGCTTCCGCCGACCTCGGCGATCATCATGATGGCCGCCATCTACTACGGCGCCATGTACGGCGGCTCGACCACCGCGATCGTCGTCAACATCCCTGGGGAGGCCTCATCCGTTCCGACCGCCATCGACGGTTACGAAATGGCCAAGCAGGGAAAGGCAGGCCCGGCGCTCGCCATCTGCGCCATCTCCTCCTTCGTCGCGGGGACGCTCGGGCTGGTCGGCCTCACCTTCTTCGCGCCGCTTTTGGCCGACGTCGCCGTGGTGTTCGGCCCCCCGGAATATTTCGCCCTCATGTTCATGGCGCTGACGCTGATCATCAGCCTCTCCGGGCGCGCCCTCCTCAAGGGTGTGATCTCCATGGCGCTGGGCCTGACGACCGCCCTGATCGGGCAGGACCCGCTCACCGGGGCCGCCCGGCTGACGTTCGGGTTCCCGAAGCTGCTGGCGGGAGTCGATTTCATCAGCGTGATCGTGGGGCTCTTCGCGATCAGCGAGGTCATGATCAACGTGGAGTCGCGGATCACCGCCATCAGCCAGAAGATCGGGAGCTGGATGCCGAGCTGGTCCGACATCAAGCAGAGCATGGGCGCCATGCTGCGCTCGTCGGGCATCGGCTTCTTCCTCGGGCTGCTCCCCGGCGTCACCCCGTCGGTGACGACCTTCGTGGCGTACGACGTCGAAAAGCGGCTGTCGAAGACGCCCGAGCGCTTCGGCAAGGGGGCGATCGAGGGGGTCGCCGCGCCGGAGGGGGCGAACAACGCGACCTCGACCGCCGGCTTCGTGCCGCTCTTCTCGTTCGGGATCCCCACGGCGCCCTCGATGGCGGTCCTGCTCGGCGGGCTGATGATGTACGGCCTACAGCCCGGCCCGATGCTCTTCAAGGAGAACCCGGAATTCGTCTGGGCGATCATCGCCAGCATGTACATCGGCAACCTGATGCTGATCGTGCTGAACCTTCCGCTGGTGGGGATGTGGGCCAGGATCTGCGTCATCCCGTTCTACATCCTCGGGCCGATGATCGTCTTCTTCTCCGTGCTGGGCACCTACAGCATCCGGTTCCAGGCGTACGATGTGTGGGTCATGATGCTCTTCGGGGGCATCGGCTACTTCATGCGGAAGTTCGGGTACCCCATCGCGCCCATGGTGCTGGCGACCGTCATCGCGCAGATGATGGAGACCTCGCTCGGGCAGTCGATGCTCATGTCGCGGGGATCCGTCCTCATCCTGTTCACCCGCCCCATCTCGGCCGTGTTCATGGCGCTCGCCTTACTTTCCATCGCCCGCGGGATCTGGATCCAGATGCGCACGAAAGCGCCGGAAGTCGCCATAGAGGAAACGGATTGA
- a CDS encoding dihydrolipoamide acetyltransferase family protein yields the protein AAPGPRPATAGATATPSVRKLARDLGVDIESVAGSGPGGRVTEDDVRGAHAGKRGEPSAPKAPPAERRPLRGKRRMIAKKMVAAKTRVPHVLLVDEAEATAIRELRAKAREAGEREGVKVTVLPFIIKAVVAALKEHPVLNASLDEEREEMVLKKSYDIGVAVDTEDGPMVPVVRNADTLSILDMAREIHRLANAARAGSIAPGDLSGGTFTVTSIGSIGGLLSYPIINVPEAAILAAHKIVSRPVARDGKVVPRDMMYLSLSFDHRIVDGGEAARFLNDVIRRIETPEG from the coding sequence GGCCGCCCCGGGACCCCGGCCCGCGACGGCGGGCGCGACGGCGACCCCCTCCGTGCGCAAACTCGCCAGGGACCTCGGCGTGGACATCGAATCCGTCGCGGGAAGCGGCCCCGGAGGGCGCGTCACCGAGGACGACGTGCGGGGGGCGCACGCCGGAAAGCGGGGGGAGCCCTCCGCCCCGAAGGCCCCGCCGGCGGAGCGCAGACCCCTTCGCGGGAAGCGGCGGATGATCGCGAAGAAGATGGTCGCCGCCAAGACCCGCGTCCCCCACGTCCTGCTCGTGGACGAGGCGGAAGCGACGGCGATCCGGGAGCTGCGCGCGAAGGCCCGGGAGGCCGGGGAGCGGGAAGGCGTCAAGGTGACCGTCCTCCCGTTCATCATCAAGGCCGTCGTGGCCGCCCTGAAGGAGCACCCCGTCCTGAACGCTTCCCTGGACGAGGAGCGGGAGGAGATGGTCCTGAAGAAGTCCTACGACATCGGCGTGGCGGTCGACACGGAAGACGGTCCGATGGTTCCCGTCGTGCGCAACGCGGACACCTTGTCGATCCTGGACATGGCGCGGGAGATCCACCGGCTGGCGAACGCGGCGCGGGCGGGGAGCATCGCGCCCGGGGACCTGTCGGGCGGCACCTTCACGGTCACCAGCATCGGCTCCATCGGGGGCCTGCTCAGCTACCCCATCATCAACGTGCCGGAGGCCGCCATCCTGGCGGCGCACAAGATCGTGTCCCGCCCCGTGGCGCGGGACGGGAAGGTCGTGCCCCGCGACATGATGTACCTGAGCCTGTCCTTCGACCACCGGATCGTCGACGGCGGGGAGGCGGCGCGCTTCCTGAACGACGTGATCCGGCGCATCGAGACGCCGGAGGGGTAG
- a CDS encoding tripartite tricarboxylate transporter substrate binding protein has translation MKRFAVALVVLLAACAVMAAGAANAADFPKKRVTYNICFNPGGESDITARIQEAALKKNLGVDVSIQYKIGGGGALCWSELVQSPPDGYTIAGHNLPHTILQPMEMGDAGYKTLELKQVYMFEATPNVLMVRKDSPFNTLKEFVEYAKKNPAGMITVGGSGSSSANDLGVAELNKAAGIKLSYVPFGGTGSAVPALLGGHVTALMSYSPMVIQYRDKFKFLAIASEKRMEVIPDVPTFKEQGYDIVEGAYRGVAAPPGTPDAIVKVLAAAFDKTMKDPEVKKKMDQYGFETLFMGPEESLALVKKKMVEYEQIMKELGRVKK, from the coding sequence ATGAAGAGATTCGCCGTAGCGCTCGTCGTCCTGCTGGCCGCATGCGCCGTCATGGCGGCCGGCGCGGCCAACGCCGCCGATTTCCCCAAGAAGCGCGTCACCTACAACATCTGCTTCAACCCCGGCGGGGAGTCCGACATCACCGCCCGCATCCAGGAAGCCGCCCTGAAAAAGAACCTGGGCGTGGACGTGTCCATCCAGTACAAGATCGGCGGCGGCGGCGCCCTCTGCTGGTCGGAGCTGGTCCAGAGCCCGCCGGACGGCTACACGATCGCCGGCCACAACCTCCCGCACACGATCCTCCAGCCGATGGAGATGGGGGACGCCGGGTATAAAACGCTGGAGCTCAAGCAGGTCTACATGTTCGAGGCCACGCCGAACGTGCTGATGGTCCGGAAGGACAGCCCCTTCAACACCCTGAAGGAGTTCGTCGAGTACGCCAAGAAGAACCCCGCCGGCATGATCACGGTGGGCGGCAGCGGCTCCTCCTCCGCCAACGACCTCGGCGTCGCCGAACTCAACAAGGCCGCGGGGATCAAGCTGTCCTACGTCCCCTTCGGCGGGACCGGCTCCGCCGTGCCGGCCCTCCTGGGCGGCCATGTGACGGCGCTGATGTCCTATTCCCCGATGGTCATCCAGTACCGCGACAAGTTCAAGTTCCTTGCGATCGCCTCCGAGAAGCGGATGGAGGTCATCCCCGACGTGCCGACCTTCAAGGAGCAGGGGTATGACATCGTGGAAGGCGCCTATCGCGGCGTGGCCGCCCCCCCGGGAACGCCGGACGCGATCGTGAAGGTCCTCGCCGCCGCCTTCGACAAGACCATGAAGGACCCGGAAGTGAAGAAGAAGATGGACCAGTACGGCTTCGAGACCCTGTTCATGGGCCCCGAGGAGTCGCTGGCGCTGGTGAAGAAGAAGATGGTCGAGTACGAGCAGATCATGAAGGAGCTGGGCCGGGTGAAGAAGTAA
- a CDS encoding ATP-binding protein: MVSRCAFANVFPSGSGRCDTETRLEKSSRFPSRWAAPLFAVLYLLLGGAWIYFSDEAILILGGSPEAITRHQTLKGAAYVVVTAVFAYWYLEKTLGRQRRTLEALARREEELRRLNAGLEQRVNDRTADLAAAKERAESADRLKSAFLATMSHELRTPLNSIIGFTGILLQRLSGPLTPEQEKQLGMVQGSARHLLELINDVLDLSKIEAGQLEIEAKPFVVRESVGHAVSMVAPQAEKKGLSLAWEVSPEAGEMVGDRRRFEQILINLLNNAVKFTGKGRVRVECAVRGRELVTRVADTGIGIGKEDLEKLFQPFRQIDTGLTRNHEGSGLGLSICRKLVERMGGGISLESERGAGSVFTFTLPLGKE, encoded by the coding sequence GTGGTCTCCCGGTGCGCGTTCGCGAACGTGTTCCCGTCCGGATCGGGGAGGTGCGATACGGAAACGCGTCTGGAGAAGAGTTCGCGTTTTCCGAGCCGATGGGCTGCCCCGCTGTTCGCGGTCCTGTACCTGCTCCTCGGGGGGGCGTGGATCTACTTTTCCGACGAGGCGATCCTGATCCTCGGAGGATCCCCGGAAGCCATCACCCGCCACCAGACGCTGAAGGGCGCGGCGTATGTCGTCGTCACGGCCGTCTTCGCCTACTGGTACCTGGAAAAGACGCTCGGGAGGCAGCGCCGGACGCTCGAGGCGCTCGCCCGTCGGGAAGAGGAGCTGCGCCGCCTCAACGCCGGGCTGGAGCAGCGGGTGAACGACCGGACGGCGGACCTGGCCGCGGCCAAGGAGCGCGCCGAATCCGCGGACCGGCTGAAGTCCGCCTTCCTCGCCACCATGTCGCACGAGCTGCGCACGCCGCTCAATTCCATCATCGGGTTCACGGGGATCCTGCTCCAGCGGCTGTCGGGGCCCTTGACCCCGGAGCAGGAAAAGCAGCTCGGGATGGTCCAGGGGAGCGCCCGCCACCTGCTGGAGCTCATCAACGACGTCCTGGATCTCTCGAAGATCGAGGCCGGCCAGCTCGAGATCGAGGCGAAGCCGTTCGTCGTGCGGGAGTCCGTCGGGCATGCGGTGAGCATGGTGGCGCCGCAGGCGGAGAAGAAGGGGCTCTCGCTTGCATGGGAGGTGTCTCCGGAGGCGGGGGAGATGGTCGGCGACCGGCGCCGGTTCGAGCAGATCCTCATCAACCTGCTGAACAATGCCGTGAAATTCACCGGGAAAGGGCGGGTGCGCGTGGAATGTGCCGTCCGGGGCCGGGAGCTCGTGACGCGGGTTGCGGATACGGGCATCGGCATCGGGAAGGAAGACCTGGAAAAGCTGTTTCAACCCTTCCGGCAGATCGATACCGGCCTGACCCGCAACCATGAAGGGAGCGGGCTCGGGCTGTCCATCTGCAGGAAGCTCGTCGAGAGGATGGGGGGCGGGATTTCGTTGGAGAGCGAGCGGGGCGCCGGAAGCGTCTTCACGTTCACGCTGCCGCTCGGGAAGGAATAG
- a CDS encoding response regulator, whose amino-acid sequence MGSTVLVIEDNEQNLYLATYMLEKAGHEVVQARDGLEGISLAARIGPDLILLDIQLPKMDGYAVAGELKGNPGTAGIPIVAVTSYAMPGDRERALAAGCAGYIEKPIDPETFVGEVEHFLPGDRGARGGGH is encoded by the coding sequence ATGGGGAGCACGGTCCTGGTCATCGAGGACAACGAGCAGAACCTCTACCTGGCGACGTACATGCTGGAGAAGGCGGGACACGAGGTCGTCCAGGCGCGGGACGGCCTCGAAGGGATCTCCCTGGCGGCGCGGATCGGTCCAGACCTGATCCTCCTCGACATCCAGCTTCCGAAGATGGACGGGTACGCCGTCGCCGGGGAGCTGAAGGGAAATCCCGGCACGGCGGGGATCCCCATCGTGGCCGTGACCTCCTATGCGATGCCCGGGGACCGGGAGCGCGCCCTGGCCGCCGGCTGCGCCGGATACATCGAAAAGCCGATCGACCCGGAGACTTTCGTTGGGGAGGTCGAACATTTCCTGCCGGGCGATCGCGGCGCCCGGGGAGGTGGGCATTGA
- a CDS encoding mandelate racemase/muconate lactonizing enzyme family protein, with protein MDTRIKEVRAELLRMPLPRPMQSGSSSGKKGGPVSHINMPVVIITTVDGVRGLGYSWSLLGGDTATRCVLRDDFAPLLAGEDALDNERLWNKLYRRLQTVGRIGLVTQAMSAVDMALWDIKGRVAGLPVHKLLGGRRESAPCYGSDGGWLYMTVPEMLKEFEAYLGRGMMGVKMKIGHEDYRKDIRRVREVRKALGDEAWIAVDANQKWDFPTAMRVGRELEQLGVAWFEEPMLCEHIPVHARLAAELDIPVAMGETLGSRFEFDAYIRAGAADILQPDIVRVGGITELVKIAALGDVAGLPLAPHHMMETTIQVACGVMESAPIEYMPWVAAAFSEPARVENGRLFPPAGPGLGLEIPEEIVRKYRVE; from the coding sequence ATGGATACGCGCATCAAGGAAGTGAGAGCCGAGCTGCTGCGCATGCCGCTGCCGCGCCCGATGCAGTCGGGGTCGTCGAGCGGGAAGAAGGGCGGCCCGGTGAGCCATATCAACATGCCGGTGGTGATCATCACCACCGTGGACGGGGTGCGGGGGCTGGGATATTCCTGGTCGCTGCTGGGCGGGGACACCGCGACCCGCTGCGTGCTCCGCGACGATTTCGCGCCGCTGCTGGCCGGCGAGGACGCCCTCGACAACGAGCGGCTGTGGAACAAGCTGTACCGGCGGCTCCAGACGGTGGGGCGCATCGGGCTGGTGACGCAGGCCATGTCCGCGGTGGACATGGCGCTTTGGGACATCAAGGGGCGAGTCGCCGGGCTGCCGGTGCACAAGCTGCTGGGCGGCCGCCGGGAGAGCGCCCCCTGCTACGGGTCGGACGGCGGCTGGCTGTACATGACCGTGCCCGAGATGCTGAAGGAGTTCGAAGCGTACCTCGGCCGGGGGATGATGGGCGTGAAGATGAAGATCGGCCACGAGGATTACCGGAAGGACATCCGGCGGGTCCGCGAGGTGCGCAAGGCCCTCGGCGACGAAGCGTGGATCGCGGTCGACGCCAACCAGAAGTGGGACTTCCCGACGGCGATGCGGGTGGGACGGGAGCTGGAGCAGCTCGGCGTCGCCTGGTTCGAGGAGCCGATGCTGTGCGAGCACATCCCCGTCCACGCGCGGCTCGCGGCCGAACTGGACATCCCCGTGGCGATGGGGGAGACGCTCGGGTCGCGCTTCGAGTTCGACGCGTACATCCGGGCCGGCGCGGCCGACATCCTGCAGCCGGACATCGTCCGGGTCGGCGGGATCACCGAGCTGGTGAAGATCGCGGCGCTGGGCGACGTCGCCGGGCTGCCGCTGGCGCCCCACCACATGATGGAGACCACCATCCAGGTCGCCTGCGGCGTCATGGAATCCGCGCCCATCGAGTACATGCCCTGGGTCGCGGCGGCGTTTTCGGAGCCGGCGCGGGTCGAGAACGGCCGGCTGTTCCCGCCCGCGGGGCCGGGGCTGGGGCTGGAGATCCCCGAGGAGATCGTCCGGAAGTACCGGGTCGAATGA
- a CDS encoding tripartite tricarboxylate transporter TctB family protein — protein MKTIRQADIGVGCFLAALGLFILYAASNIRIGVERALSPRFFPSVLGIVIFLCGAGLAFKSWRFRGEDPGIHWPDRRGAVIVAVNLVLLAAYILLMKPLGLPISTFLYVTATTWFLKPEKWGVAVLAGVSLGVISYVVFIQLLELSFPVGSLLERILEG, from the coding sequence GTGAAGACGATCCGACAGGCCGATATCGGAGTGGGCTGTTTCCTTGCCGCTCTCGGGCTGTTCATCCTGTATGCCGCTTCGAACATCCGCATCGGGGTGGAACGGGCGCTCTCCCCACGCTTCTTCCCTTCCGTGCTGGGCATCGTCATCTTCCTCTGCGGCGCCGGGCTGGCCTTCAAATCCTGGCGGTTCCGGGGAGAGGACCCCGGGATCCACTGGCCCGACCGCCGGGGCGCCGTGATCGTCGCGGTCAACCTCGTCCTGCTGGCTGCCTACATCCTCCTCATGAAGCCGCTCGGGCTGCCCATCAGCACGTTCCTCTACGTCACCGCCACCACCTGGTTCCTGAAGCCGGAGAAATGGGGCGTCGCCGTCCTTGCAGGCGTTTCCCTCGGGGTCATCTCCTACGTCGTGTTCATCCAGCTGCTGGAGCTCTCCTTCCCGGTCGGCTCCCTGCTGGAACGGATCCTGGAGGGATGA
- a CDS encoding response regulator yields the protein MKTILIVDDNPQNRYMLRTLLAGSGYQVTEAANGAEALERARRERPDAIVSDILMPVMDGFDLCRRCRRDERLKDVPFLFYTATYTDPKDEEFALGLGADRFIVKPQEPEAILGVIEEVLAGGRTERREADAPQMDETVFFKVYNEALVRKLEEKMAQLEETRRRLEREAAGHRRTEAERVRLTAAIEQTGEAIVITDAAGAIRYVNPAFETVTGYSREEAIGQNPRILKSDRQDEAFYRDMWGTISSGRTWTGRMVNRRKDGTLYTEEATISPVRDPSGRIENYVAVKRDITENLRLTAQFQQAQKMESVGTLAGGIAHDFNNVLTAILGFGEMLKSRIANDPKAIADLDQILAGAERASVLTRQILTFARRQIIEAGNIDLNRVVADLGKLLRKVLRADIEIRTRLAGGLPTIRADQGQMEQVLMNLVVNARDAMPDGGLLTIETEEERLGEAYVKQYTYMKPGRYAVLSVSDTGTGMDEATRERIFEPFFTTKGPDRGTGLGLAVVYGIVKQHNGFIHVYSEPGKGTRVRIYFPTVDASPDAKAVEPPGNVEGGSETILLAEDDESIRRLAERTLGSLGYRVLTACDGEEAVEVFRRNAGEIAIAVLDVVMPKMGGKQAYDEMLSTSPDLKVLFLSGYSADAIHDSFVLRPGIPFLQKPYGLATLARKVREVLDRK from the coding sequence TTGAAGACCATCCTGATCGTCGACGACAACCCGCAGAACCGCTACATGCTACGGACGCTTCTCGCCGGAAGCGGCTACCAGGTCACGGAGGCCGCCAACGGGGCGGAGGCGCTGGAAAGGGCCCGGAGGGAACGTCCGGACGCGATCGTCTCCGACATCCTCATGCCGGTCATGGACGGCTTCGACCTGTGCCGCCGGTGCCGGCGCGACGAGCGGCTGAAGGACGTGCCGTTCCTGTTCTACACCGCCACCTACACCGATCCCAAGGACGAGGAGTTCGCCCTCGGGCTCGGGGCGGACCGGTTCATCGTCAAGCCGCAGGAGCCGGAGGCGATTCTCGGGGTCATCGAGGAGGTCCTTGCCGGGGGCAGGACGGAGCGGCGGGAAGCCGACGCGCCGCAGATGGACGAAACGGTCTTCTTCAAGGTGTACAACGAGGCGCTCGTCCGGAAGCTCGAGGAGAAGATGGCCCAGCTCGAGGAAACCCGCCGGCGCCTGGAGCGGGAAGCGGCCGGGCACCGGCGGACCGAGGCCGAGCGCGTCCGGCTCACGGCGGCCATCGAGCAGACCGGCGAGGCGATCGTCATCACCGACGCCGCGGGCGCCATCCGGTACGTCAATCCGGCCTTCGAGACGGTGACCGGCTACAGCCGGGAGGAGGCGATCGGGCAAAACCCGCGCATCCTGAAAAGCGACCGGCAGGACGAGGCCTTCTATCGCGACATGTGGGGGACGATCTCGTCCGGGAGGACCTGGACCGGCCGCATGGTCAACCGGCGCAAGGACGGGACGCTCTACACCGAGGAGGCCACCATTTCCCCGGTCCGCGACCCTTCGGGGCGGATCGAGAACTACGTGGCGGTCAAGCGCGACATCACGGAGAATCTGCGGCTGACGGCGCAGTTCCAGCAGGCGCAGAAGATGGAGTCCGTCGGCACGCTCGCCGGCGGGATCGCCCACGACTTCAACAACGTCCTGACCGCGATCCTGGGCTTCGGGGAGATGCTGAAAAGCCGGATCGCGAACGATCCGAAAGCGATCGCGGACCTCGACCAGATCCTCGCCGGCGCGGAGCGGGCGTCTGTGCTTACCCGGCAGATCCTCACCTTCGCGCGGCGCCAGATCATCGAGGCAGGCAACATCGACCTGAACCGGGTGGTCGCCGACCTGGGAAAGCTTCTGCGGAAGGTGCTGCGGGCGGACATCGAGATCCGCACCCGGCTGGCCGGGGGCCTTCCGACGATCCGGGCCGACCAGGGGCAGATGGAGCAGGTCCTGATGAACCTGGTCGTGAACGCCCGGGACGCCATGCCGGACGGCGGCCTGCTCACGATCGAGACGGAAGAGGAGCGGCTGGGCGAGGCATACGTGAAACAGTATACGTACATGAAACCCGGCCGTTACGCGGTCCTCTCGGTGAGCGATACTGGGACCGGGATGGACGAGGCGACCCGGGAGCGCATCTTCGAGCCGTTCTTCACCACGAAGGGGCCGGACCGGGGGACCGGGCTGGGGCTGGCGGTCGTCTACGGGATCGTGAAGCAGCACAACGGGTTCATCCATGTCTACAGCGAGCCTGGGAAGGGGACGAGGGTCCGGATCTATTTCCCGACGGTGGACGCGTCGCCGGACGCGAAGGCCGTGGAACCGCCCGGAAACGTCGAGGGGGGGAGCGAAACGATCCTGCTTGCCGAGGACGACGAATCGATCCGGCGGCTCGCGGAGAGGACGCTGGGCTCCCTCGGGTACCGGGTGCTCACCGCCTGCGACGGCGAGGAGGCGGTGGAGGTCTTCCGCCGGAACGCGGGCGAGATCGCGATCGCCGTGCTCGACGTGGTCATGCCGAAGATGGGCGGAAAGCAGGCGTACGACGAGATGCTTTCCACGTCTCCGGACCTCAAGGTCCTGTTCCTCAGCGGCTACTCCGCCGACGCGATCCACGACTCCTTCGTCCTTCGCCCGGGGATCCCGTTTCTCCAGAAGCCGTACGGGCTGGCCACCCTGGCGAGGAAGGTGCGGGAAGTCCTCGACCGGAAGTAG